In Bacillus rossius redtenbacheri isolate Brsri chromosome 9 unlocalized genomic scaffold, Brsri_v3 Brsri_v3_scf9_2, whole genome shotgun sequence, one DNA window encodes the following:
- the LOC134542871 gene encoding uncharacterized protein LOC134542871 isoform X1, with amino-acid sequence MMEFVIVLIFCVVLVIAVMVIGSGMGKATSSQRQMDIINVAQNLYLLIRKGDLKKCDVTQTTAFLLNIAKSTVLKYYKKDIEEVSTPGKKRKKRPQEGKSLDTVDDFTVNAIRNAIYRMYAEGLNVTVDTILKEIRERQIDYYGGRSSLHKLLKKMGFSWKTVDGRKALIENENIVLQRIDFLRKYKEEKERGANFIFVDETWIFQRGKALIYLKICSVVQYKVFHFHFIYFSGTVSKSWQDKSLQSAKRRTVGDGKRFIVVNAGGRTGFVPGAGLLFVSGQKTADYHGEMNGETFLMWFEDMLVHLEEPSVIIMDNASYHSTQMGEVCGSRGEANSSRLGERSPHRQRHHSSTHHPPRRG; translated from the exons atgatggaatttgttatcgttttgatattttgtgtggttcttgtgattgctgtaatggtaattggttccgggatggggaaagctacttcgtcgcagcgtcagatggacatcattaacgtcgctcagaacttatatcttttaattaggaaaggcgacttgaagaaatgtgacgttacgcagacgaccgcgtttcttctcaacatcgcaaagtcaactgttctcaa gtactacaagaaagacattgaagaagtttcaacaccaggaaaaaagaggaaaaaaaggccacaggaaggaaagtcacttgacacagtcgacgatttcacagtaaatgcaatcaggaatgcaatttacaggatgtacgctgaag gtttgaatgttacagtcgacaccattttgaaagaaatcagggaaagacaaatagattattatggtggaagatcaagtcttcataaattgttaaagaagatgggattttcatggaaaactgttgatggacgaaaagctttgatagagaatgaaaacatagtattgcagcgaatagatttcttgagaaagtataaagaagaaaaagaaagaggtgccaatttcatatttgttgatgaaacatggattttccagagaggcaaggcattaatttatttgaaaatttgttctgtggtccaatacaaagtatttcatttccatttcatatatttttcaggaactgtatcaaagtcatggcaggacaagagtctacaatctgcgaagagacgtactgttggagatggtaaaaggtttattgttgttaatgctggagggcgcactggctttgtgccaggagcaggattactttttgtttcaggtcagaagactgcagactaccatggcgagatgaatggggaaactttcttgatgtggtttgaagacatgttggtgcatcttgaggaacccagtgtcatcataatggacaatgcttcatatcacagcacccag atgggcgaggtgtgtggatcacgtggagaagctaattcaagcagactgggagagagaagtccacatagacagcggcaccattcctccactcatcatccacctcggcgaggatag
- the LOC134542871 gene encoding uncharacterized protein LOC134542871 isoform X2: MMEFVIVLIFCVVLVIAVMVIGSGMGKATSSQRQMDIINVAQNLYLLIRKGDLKKCDVTQTTAFLLNIAKSTVLKYYKKDIEEVSTPGKKRKKRPQEGKSLDTVDDFTVNAIRNAIYRMYAEGLNVTVDTILKEIRERQIDYYGGRSSLHKLLKKMGFSWKTVDGRKALIENENIVLQRIDFLRKYKEEKERGANFIFVDETWIFQRGKALIYLKICSVVQYKVFHFHFIYFSGTVSKSWQDKSLQSAKRRTVGDGQKTADYHGEMNGETFLMWFEDMLVHLEEPSVIIMDNASYHSTQMGEVCGSRGEANSSRLGERSPHRQRHHSSTHHPPRRG, translated from the exons atgatggaatttgttatcgttttgatattttgtgtggttcttgtgattgctgtaatggtaattggttccgggatggggaaagctacttcgtcgcagcgtcagatggacatcattaacgtcgctcagaacttatatcttttaattaggaaaggcgacttgaagaaatgtgacgttacgcagacgaccgcgtttcttctcaacatcgcaaagtcaactgttctcaa gtactacaagaaagacattgaagaagtttcaacaccaggaaaaaagaggaaaaaaaggccacaggaaggaaagtcacttgacacagtcgacgatttcacagtaaatgcaatcaggaatgcaatttacaggatgtacgctgaag gtttgaatgttacagtcgacaccattttgaaagaaatcagggaaagacaaatagattattatggtggaagatcaagtcttcataaattgttaaagaagatgggattttcatggaaaactgttgatggacgaaaagctttgatagagaatgaaaacatagtattgcagcgaatagatttcttgagaaagtataaagaagaaaaagaaagaggtgccaatttcatatttgttgatgaaacatggattttccagagaggcaaggcattaatttatttgaaaatttgttctgtggtccaatacaaagtatttcatttccatttcatatatttttcaggaactgtatcaaagtcatggcaggacaagagtctacaatctgcgaagagacgtactgttggagatg gtcagaagactgcagactaccatggcgagatgaatggggaaactttcttgatgtggtttgaagacatgttggtgcatcttgaggaacccagtgtcatcataatggacaatgcttcatatcacagcacccag atgggcgaggtgtgtggatcacgtggagaagctaattcaagcagactgggagagagaagtccacatagacagcggcaccattcctccactcatcatccacctcggcgaggatag
- the LOC134542871 gene encoding uncharacterized protein LOC134542871 isoform X3: MMEFVIVLIFCVVLVIAVMVIGSGMGKATSSQRQMDIINVAQNLYLLIRKGDLKKCDVTQTTAFLLNIAKSTVLKYYKKDIEEVSTPGKKRKKRPQEGKSLDTVDDFTVNAIRNAIYRMYAEGLNVTVDTILKEIRERQIDYYGGRSSLHKLLKKMGFSWKTVDGRKALIENENIVLQRIDFLRKYKEEKERGANFIFVDETWIFQRGTVSKSWQDKSLQSAKRRTVGDGKRFIVVNAGGRTGFVPGAGLLFVSGQKTADYHGEMNGETFLMWFEDMLVHLEEPSVIIMDNASYHSTQMGEVCGSRGEANSSRLGERSPHRQRHHSSTHHPPRRG, from the exons atgatggaatttgttatcgttttgatattttgtgtggttcttgtgattgctgtaatggtaattggttccgggatggggaaagctacttcgtcgcagcgtcagatggacatcattaacgtcgctcagaacttatatcttttaattaggaaaggcgacttgaagaaatgtgacgttacgcagacgaccgcgtttcttctcaacatcgcaaagtcaactgttctcaa gtactacaagaaagacattgaagaagtttcaacaccaggaaaaaagaggaaaaaaaggccacaggaaggaaagtcacttgacacagtcgacgatttcacagtaaatgcaatcaggaatgcaatttacaggatgtacgctgaag gtttgaatgttacagtcgacaccattttgaaagaaatcagggaaagacaaatagattattatggtggaagatcaagtcttcataaattgttaaagaagatgggattttcatggaaaactgttgatggacgaaaagctttgatagagaatgaaaacatagtattgcagcgaatagatttcttgagaaagtataaagaagaaaaagaaagaggtgccaatttcatatttgttgatgaaacatggattttccagagag gaactgtatcaaagtcatggcaggacaagagtctacaatctgcgaagagacgtactgttggagatggtaaaaggtttattgttgttaatgctggagggcgcactggctttgtgccaggagcaggattactttttgtttcaggtcagaagactgcagactaccatggcgagatgaatggggaaactttcttgatgtggtttgaagacatgttggtgcatcttgaggaacccagtgtcatcataatggacaatgcttcatatcacagcacccag atgggcgaggtgtgtggatcacgtggagaagctaattcaagcagactgggagagagaagtccacatagacagcggcaccattcctccactcatcatccacctcggcgaggatag
- the LOC134542871 gene encoding uncharacterized protein LOC134542871 isoform X4, with protein MMEFVIVLIFCVVLVIAVMVIGSGMGKATSSQRQMDIINVAQNLYLLIRKGDLKKCDVTQTTAFLLNIAKSTVLKYYKKDIEEVSTPGKKRKKRPQEGKSLDTVDDFTVNAIRNAIYRMYAEGLNVTVDTILKEIRERQIDYYGGRSSLHKLLKKMGFSWKTVDGRKALIENENIVLQRIDFLRKYKEEKERGANFIFVDETWIFQRGTVSKSWQDKSLQSAKRRTVGDGQKTADYHGEMNGETFLMWFEDMLVHLEEPSVIIMDNASYHSTQMGEVCGSRGEANSSRLGERSPHRQRHHSSTHHPPRRG; from the exons atgatggaatttgttatcgttttgatattttgtgtggttcttgtgattgctgtaatggtaattggttccgggatggggaaagctacttcgtcgcagcgtcagatggacatcattaacgtcgctcagaacttatatcttttaattaggaaaggcgacttgaagaaatgtgacgttacgcagacgaccgcgtttcttctcaacatcgcaaagtcaactgttctcaa gtactacaagaaagacattgaagaagtttcaacaccaggaaaaaagaggaaaaaaaggccacaggaaggaaagtcacttgacacagtcgacgatttcacagtaaatgcaatcaggaatgcaatttacaggatgtacgctgaag gtttgaatgttacagtcgacaccattttgaaagaaatcagggaaagacaaatagattattatggtggaagatcaagtcttcataaattgttaaagaagatgggattttcatggaaaactgttgatggacgaaaagctttgatagagaatgaaaacatagtattgcagcgaatagatttcttgagaaagtataaagaagaaaaagaaagaggtgccaatttcatatttgttgatgaaacatggattttccagagag gaactgtatcaaagtcatggcaggacaagagtctacaatctgcgaagagacgtactgttggagatg gtcagaagactgcagactaccatggcgagatgaatggggaaactttcttgatgtggtttgaagacatgttggtgcatcttgaggaacccagtgtcatcataatggacaatgcttcatatcacagcacccag atgggcgaggtgtgtggatcacgtggagaagctaattcaagcagactgggagagagaagtccacatagacagcggcaccattcctccactcatcatccacctcggcgaggatag